A genomic segment from Glycine soja cultivar W05 chromosome 18, ASM419377v2, whole genome shotgun sequence encodes:
- the LOC114395629 gene encoding mitogen-activated protein kinase kinase kinase 18-like, with protein MGFSWIRGKCIGKGAFGTVSVALRKRDDQTQNFAVKSVDLKTGLPGQLEALENEIRILRRMSSPHVVTFLGDDATCEQRNLHMEYMPRGTLADLDADVDEALVRRYTWCLVSALKHVHSNGVVHCDVKGKNVLVGDGGKGFNCKLADFGSAAEFSGEGFPAVVPRGSPLWMAPEVIRREWQGPASDVWSLGCTVIEMLTGKPPWEGNSFDALSRIGFSGEVPEFPRRLSELGRDFLEKCLRREPWRRWSCDQLLQHPFLLPCGEIAESSPRCVLDRVDTEFAEFDQEEEEEEETRIENENFARSRIGKLAMRVRVNWETEGWVVVREFASDAEPAVAVDSSEDVKDGACPGNIGSVRVEKGIHVGTNLEFKGLENERVKIKIWNLGGRGWLVQCNYRESKASWRSQCVWENVDKKKGIIMKKNIYRLYCKLLKSPCLFLEYLNTYLCFGIIYVDYFSWHRDKNILRIFLKNIQELISVCLVMRYDYAFFFYGYIETILIVSDFSRSYHNFNR; from the coding sequence ATGGGTTTTTCTTGGATAAGAGGGAAGTGCATTGGTAAGGGCGCGTTTGGCACCGTCAGCGTCGCGCTTCGCAAACGCGACGATCAAACTCAAAATTTCGCGGTGAAGTCCGTGGATTTAAAAACGGGTCTCCCGGGTCAGCTCGAAGCGTTGGAGAATGAGATTCGGATTCTCCGGCGCATGTCCTCTCCGCACGTGGTAACTTTTCTCGGCGACGACGCCACGTGCGAGCAGCGGAACCTTCACATGGAGTACATGCCACGTGGTACGCTCGCTGACCTGGACGCTGACGTGGACGAAGCTTTAGTGAGACGCTACACGTGGTGCCTTGTGAGCGCGCTGAAGCACGTGCACTCAAACGGCGTCGTTCACTGCGACGTGAAAGGAAAGAACGTCCTCGTCGGAGACGGAGGGAAAGGTTTCAATTGCAAACTCGCCGACTTCGGATCGGCGGCGGAGTTCTCCGGCGAGGGGTTTCCGGCGGTGGTGCCGCGCGGGAGTCCGCTGTGGATGGCGCCGGAGGTGATTCGCCGGGAGTGGCAGGGTCCGGCGTCGGACGTGTGGTCGTTGGGATGCACGGTGATCGAGATGCTCACCGGAAAACCGCCGTGGGAGGGAAACTCCTTCGACGCGCTGAGTCGGATCGGGTTCTCCGGCGAGGTGCCCGAATTTCCGAGGCGGTTGTCGGAGCTCGGAAGGGATTTTCTGGAGAAGTGTTTGAGGAGGGAACCGTGGCGGCGGTGGAGCTGCGATCAGCTGCTGCAGCATCCGTTTTTGTTGCCGTGTGGCGAGATTGCGGAATCGTCGCCGCGGTGTGTTCTCGACCGAGTTGACACGGAGTTCGCCGAGTTCgaccaagaagaagaagaagaagaagaaacgagaattgaaaatgaaaattttgcgAGGAGTAGAATTGGAAAACTGGCGATGAGGGTAAGGGTAAATTGGGAAACAGAAGGTTGGGTGGTGGTGAGGGAATTCGCTTCCGATGCGGAACCGGCGGTGGCGGTTGACAGTTCTGAGGACGTTAAAGACGGGGCATGTCCGGGAAATATTGGGAGCGTGAGGGTAGAAAAGGGAATTCATGTAGGGACAAATTTGGAAtttaaaggtttagaaaacgaaagggtaaaaataaaaatttggaatttgGGTGGGAGGGGGTGGTTGGTGCAGTGCAACTACAGGGAGAGTAAAGCTAGTTGGAGGAGTCAGTGCGTGTGGGAAAATGTTGATAAGAAAAAaggaataataatgaaaaagaacATTTACAGGTTGTACTGTAAATTATTGAAATCACCTTGTTTGTTCTTGGAGtatttaaatacatatttatgtTTTGGGATTATTTATGTTGATTACTTTTCATGGCACCGTGACAAAAATATCTTGAGAATTTTTCTTAAGAATATTCAGGAACTAATAAGCGTATGTTTGGTGATGCGATAcgattatgcattttttttctacGGTTACATTGAAACAATCTTGATTGTTTCTGATTTTTCACGATCATACCACAATTTTAACCGGTAA
- the LOC114396292 gene encoding uncharacterized protein LOC114396292, with protein sequence MRIQLELVEALAKKHEKKITEIVTRFGQNRDRDREGGPIFEGIGSSGGHLEDTNRREKWCKLEIPIFVREDAFGWTHRLERYFLLKDVTEDEKMQATVMALEGKALSWYQWWERCNPNPNWERFKLAVVRRFQPSLIQNPFEQLLSLKQTSVVEEFVEDFEKNVGALRTIDQEFVIGIFLNGLKEELQVEVKFYSRSSPDTKADTLESKLGNYKKNEVSVMSSTWSGIGQSQIVESGRNRNGEFKHLTEAKMREKRVNGLCFRCDEPFTREHRCKNRQFRMIILEAEEEEVEEEEQKDSLQTFKSLQLSLCSMSRFTTSKSWKVEGLLQDHFIVILLDCGASHNFIATKLVDKLNLRVQDTPSYLVEVGDGHKVRCKGKCPKLKFQLQQLEIEQDFYLFTLKGVDIVLGLDWLAGLGEIKADFGKLELIVKQGVKLIKISGNPALTRTALPLGALMQILKGEGEGLMIHCESSTEAATEKVEIPAAVLDLLAEFANVFVDPQGLPPIRRHDHAIQLTEGASIPNLRPYKYPHYQKNEIERMVREMMELGVIRPSLSPYSSPIILVKKKDGGWRFCMDYRALNKITIPNKFPIPIIEELLDEIGGATIFTKLDLKAGYHQIRMKDSNIEKTTFRTHEGH encoded by the exons ATGAGGATTCAATTGGAGCTTGTTGAAGCTCTGGCGAAGAAACACGAGAAAAAAATCACAGAGATTGTCACGCGATTTGGCCAAAATCGAGATCGTGATCGCGAGGGAGGTCCAATTTTTGAAGGAATCGGCAGCAGTGGTGGTCATCTTGAGGATACGAATCGAAGGGAGAAATGGTGCAAGCTGGAGATTCCGATTTTTGTTAGAGAAGATGCATTTGGCTGGACGCATCGATTGGAgagatattttttgttgaaagatGTCACTGAAGATGAAAAGATGCAAGCGACAGTGATGGCTTTGGAGGGAAAAGCTTTGAGTTGGTATCAATGGTGGGAGAGGTGCAATCCAAATCCAAATTGGGAGAGGTTCAAACTTGCTGTTGTGAGGAGATTTCAACCTTCCCTGATTCAAAATCCGTTTGAACAATTGCTATCTCTCAAGCAAACAAGCGTTGTGGAGGAATTTGTGGAAGATTTTGAGAAGAATGTGGGAGCATTGAGGACTATTGATCAAGAATTCGTTATTGGAATTTTTCTAAATGGCCTTAAGGAAGAGTTGCAAGTAGAGGTAAAATT TTATTCTAGAAGTAGTCCCGACACTAAAGCTGATACTCTGGAGTCTAAATTGGGAAATTATAAGAAGAATGAAGTTTCTGTTATGAGTAGTACATGGAGTGGTATAGGGCAAAGCCAAATTGTAGAAAGTGGGAGGAATAGGAATGGGGAATTTAAGCATTTAACTGAGGCAAAAATGAGGGAGAAAAGAGTAAATGGACTATGTTTTAGATGTGATGAGCCATTTACTAGAGAACATAGATGCAAAAATAGGCAATTCAGAATGATAATACTagaagcagaagaagaagaggtaGAGGAAGAGGAACAAAAAGATAGTTTGCAGACTTTTAAATCCTTGCAATTATCATTATGCTCTATGTCTAGATTTACCACTTCAAAATCCTGGAAAGTGGAGGGTTTATTACAGGACCATTTTATTGTGATATTGTTGGATTGTGGGGCTTCCCACAATTTTATAGCTACAAAATTGGTGGATAAACTGAACTTGAGAGTTCAAGATACTCCTTCTTACCTTGTGGAGGTGGGAGATGGCCATAAAGTGAGGTGCAAAGGAAAGTGTCCCAAATTAAAGTTCCAATTGCAGcaactcgaaattgaacaggaTTTCTATTTGTTTACTTTGAAAGGGGTGGATATTGTTTTGGGGTTGGATTGGTTAGCTGGTTTGGGGGAAATCAAGGCTGATTTTGGCAAGCTGGAACTTATTGTCAAACAGGGAGTCAAATTGATTAAGATTTCTGGAAATCCTGCATTGACAAGAACTGCACTTCCTTTAGGGGCTTTGATGCAGATTCTGAAGGGGGAAGGAGAAGgattaatgattcattgtgaATCTTCTACTGAGGCTGCCACTGAAAAAGTGGAAATTCCTGCAGCTGTTCTAGATTTGTTAGCAGAATTTGCGAATGTTTTTGTTGATCCTCAAGGGTTACCTCCAATAAGAAGACATGATCATGCCATCCAATTAACAGAAGGTGCTTCTATTCCTAATCTGAGGCCTTATAAGTATCCTCATTATCAGAAAAATGAGATAGAGAGGATGGTTAGGGAAATGATGGAATTAGGGGTCATAAGGCCTAGCTTAAGTCCTTATTCTAGCCCTATTATCTTAGTCAAAAAGAAAGATGGGGGCTGGAGATTTTGTATGGATTATCGAGCTTTAAACAAGATAACCATACCTAATAAATTTCCAATTCCAATAATAGAGGAGCTTTTGGATGAAATTGGTGGAGCTACTATCTTCACTAAATTGGATTTAAAGGCTGGAtatcaccaaatcagaatgaaagATTCAAATATTGAGAAAACAACCTTTAGGACACATGAGGGGCACTAA